One Xiphophorus hellerii strain 12219 chromosome 1, Xiphophorus_hellerii-4.1, whole genome shotgun sequence DNA segment encodes these proteins:
- the irx7 gene encoding iroquois homeobox 7 — protein sequence MPASPAGFGNFFLERNLVMPAGYQIPVLGCPSGLQQQQQQQQAQHLAAMAAGVPITYSGLQGYNFVPYPHHRHIAHMSGGFDLKAASSYHHALLARGGVLYPPYRPGAAEDLGRVAKVATRESTGALKAWLNEHLKNPYPTKGEKIMLAIITKMSLTQVSTWFANARRRLKKENRVSWASKSKSDEEDEEQEGESDEEEGPLQKCNLEKQDDGAEHHNGQEAADEPEPERSAAAEERLEVQEAGAEKKAGSGDSDHTSSTSESKENIVSQKPKIWSLAETATSEVSKKPVDGFYHPAGRLWADWASRTGLFVPAYYTTHEIV from the exons ATGCCCGCGTCGCCAGCTGGATTTGGAAACTTCTTCTTAGAGAGGAACCTCGTAATGCCGGCTGGATATCAGATCCCGGTCCTGGGGTGTCCATCGGgtctacagcagcagcagcaacaacaacaggcTCAGCATCTGGCAGCTATGGCAGCCGGAGTTCCCATAACATACTCAGGACTGCAGGGATACAACTTTGTCCCTTATCCACACCACAGGCACATCGCGCACATG AGCGGTGGCTTTGACTTGAAGGCCGCCTCTTCATATCATCATGCCCTCCTGGCCCGCGGAGGGGTCCTCTACCCTCCCTACCGTCCGGGTGCTGCGGAGGATCTTGGCAGGGTTGCCAAGGTGGCGACACGTGAGAGCACCGGCGCGCTGAAGGCCTGGCTGAACGAGCACCTGAAAAACCCGTACCCAACCAAGGGCGAGAAAATCATGCTGGCCATCATCACTAAGATGAGTCTGACGCAGGTCTCCACCTGGTTCGCCAACGCCAGGCGGCGCCTGAAGAAGGAGAACAGGGTCAGCTGGGCATCCAAAAGCAAATCggatgaggaggatgaggagcaggAGGGGGAGAGTGACGAGGAGGAAGGTCCCCTGCAAAAGTGCAACTTGGAGAAGCAAGATGATGGGGCAGAGCATCATAACGGGCAGGAAGCCGCAGATGAGCCTGAGCCGGAgcgctctgcagctgcagaggagcGTTTGGAGGTGCAGGAAGCTGGAGCAGAGAAGAAAGCTGGAAGCGGCGATTCTGACCACACGTCATCCACttcagaaagcaaagaaaacattgtcAGTCAGAAACCCAAAATTTGGTCTTTGGCAGAAACCGCTACCTCAGAGGTCTCAAAGAAACCTGTGGATGGTTTTTACCACCCTGCTGGGAGGCTGTGGGCGGACTGGGCTTCACGGACCGGACTCTTTGTTCCAGCTTACTACACCACTCATGAAATAGTCTGA